The following are encoded in a window of Lactobacillus intestinalis genomic DNA:
- the yabA gene encoding DNA replication initiation control protein YabA: protein MDPYSKLQQLHDSMEKMTKTIESLENDILETLKENTELKVENQLLRKKLDKLNNHNEPAVKTQSGLESLKQIYDSGYHICNMYYGSHRDPSSDCMFCLDILDNFGEKKNVKRDR from the coding sequence GTGGATCCTTATTCAAAATTGCAACAACTCCATGATTCTATGGAAAAGATGACAAAAACAATTGAGAGCTTGGAAAATGATATTTTGGAGACACTCAAGGAAAATACAGAGTTAAAGGTAGAAAATCAGCTGCTACGTAAAAAGCTAGATAAACTGAATAATCACAATGAGCCTGCTGTGAAGACTCAAAGTGGCCTTGAATCTTTGAAGCAAATTTATGATTCTGGCTATCACATCTGTAATATGTACTATGGCTCTCATCGAGATCCAAGTTCGGATTGTATGTTTTGCTTAGATATTTTAGATAATTTTGGCGAAAAAAAGAATGTAAAGAGAGATCGATAA